Proteins from a single region of Haloarcula laminariae:
- a CDS encoding MFS transporter, protein MASQSRLVVGLVGGSHLVNHAYFMLLPPVFGPLRADLGLTDAQLGVALGAVGVVVTALQLPFGSLSDSRGRTPVLAISLAFGALGALLTATAQSYAWLLAASVVTGVGIAGHHPAHYPLIGAATTPDTRGRAYSVHGFTGALGFAVPPAVVAAAATLGLDWRLAIGAIAVVGAVYGGACLLAFDRYVARDITHPASDADRAGRSPGRGRSLLDRARRELRSVVASPPIVALTVLWFLTSAAGWGIKQYTATLLSTGYGFPDATANVAVSAMLTVGAVVIFGGGYLTDRYAAGPVLVGGYAALVAVAGLLSLGTVPVVGAVALVLVLSATVDGSRPARAALADALSTDDAAGKNFGLLTIGISGGAAVAPPVLSTLVARFGVTAAFQAIAALGVVAIALTGVVLSASGTALVGRIQPGD, encoded by the coding sequence GTGGCTTCGCAGTCAAGGCTCGTCGTCGGGCTCGTCGGGGGCTCCCACCTGGTCAACCACGCCTACTTCATGCTTCTCCCGCCGGTTTTCGGCCCGCTGCGGGCCGACCTGGGACTGACCGACGCACAGCTCGGCGTCGCGCTGGGGGCTGTCGGCGTCGTCGTGACCGCGCTCCAGTTGCCCTTCGGCTCGCTGTCCGATTCACGGGGACGGACACCGGTTCTGGCGATATCGCTCGCCTTCGGCGCGCTGGGGGCGCTCCTGACGGCGACCGCACAGAGCTACGCCTGGCTGCTGGCGGCGAGTGTCGTCACCGGCGTCGGCATCGCCGGGCACCACCCGGCACACTACCCGCTCATCGGCGCCGCGACGACGCCCGACACCCGCGGACGGGCCTACAGCGTCCACGGATTCACCGGCGCGCTGGGCTTTGCGGTGCCGCCGGCCGTCGTCGCCGCCGCCGCGACCCTGGGGCTGGACTGGCGGCTGGCCATCGGCGCCATCGCCGTCGTCGGCGCGGTCTACGGCGGGGCCTGCCTGCTCGCGTTCGACCGGTACGTAGCCCGGGACATCACCCATCCGGCGAGCGACGCGGACCGCGCCGGCCGGTCGCCCGGACGCGGCCGCTCGCTCCTCGACCGCGCCCGTCGGGAGCTCCGGAGCGTGGTCGCCTCGCCGCCCATCGTCGCGCTCACCGTCCTGTGGTTCCTCACGTCGGCGGCGGGGTGGGGTATCAAGCAGTACACGGCGACGCTGCTCTCGACGGGCTACGGGTTCCCCGACGCCACCGCGAACGTCGCCGTCTCGGCGATGCTGACAGTCGGCGCCGTCGTCATATTCGGCGGCGGCTACCTGACCGACCGCTACGCCGCGGGGCCGGTGCTGGTCGGCGGGTACGCCGCGCTGGTCGCCGTCGCCGGGCTCCTCTCGCTGGGGACGGTGCCGGTGGTCGGCGCCGTGGCGCTGGTGCTCGTCCTCTCTGCGACCGTCGACGGGAGCCGCCCGGCGAGAGCCGCGCTGGCCGACGCCCTCTCGACGGACGACGCGGCGGGCAAGAACTTCGGCCTGCTCACCATCGGTATCTCCGGGGGCGCCGCGGTCGCGCCGCCGGTGCTCTCGACGCTCGTGGCTCGCTTCGGCGTCACCGCGGCGTTCCAGGCTATCGCGGCCCTGGGCGTCGTCGCCATCGCCCTGACCGGCGTAGTGCTGTCGGCGAGCGGGACGGCGCTGGTGGGTCGGATACAGCCCGGCGACTGA
- the dhaL gene encoding dihydroxyacetone kinase subunit DhaL produces MSDEGAAAVAAVGAVAERIEAERSHLTDLDSAIGDADHGGNMARGWAAAAEAVEDLEDPEPAAVVKTAGKTLLSEVGGASGPLFGGSLVFASTELEEGITAETAVAFAETYLEKVQDRGDARVGDKTMIDALVPAVHTFKKSVEVDDMTPVEALAKAVAAAERGVDFTVPIRASKGRASYLGWRSVGHQDPGATSTLYIMEELLDVATDNVDAPDELPDHAESPTIPDGEVTED; encoded by the coding sequence ATGAGCGACGAGGGTGCGGCGGCCGTCGCCGCGGTGGGAGCGGTCGCAGAGCGCATCGAGGCCGAGCGGAGCCACCTGACCGACCTGGACTCGGCCATCGGCGACGCGGACCACGGCGGGAACATGGCCCGCGGGTGGGCCGCCGCCGCGGAGGCCGTCGAGGACCTCGAGGACCCGGAACCGGCCGCCGTCGTCAAGACGGCCGGCAAGACGCTGCTGTCCGAGGTCGGCGGCGCGTCGGGCCCGCTCTTTGGCGGGTCGCTGGTCTTTGCCAGCACCGAACTCGAAGAGGGTATCACCGCCGAAACGGCGGTGGCGTTCGCGGAGACCTATCTGGAGAAGGTCCAGGACCGCGGCGACGCCCGCGTGGGGGACAAGACCATGATCGACGCGCTGGTACCGGCGGTCCACACGTTCAAGAAGTCCGTCGAGGTCGACGACATGACGCCGGTCGAGGCCCTCGCGAAGGCCGTCGCCGCCGCCGAGCGCGGCGTCGACTTCACGGTCCCCATCCGGGCCTCGAAGGGTCGGGCCTCGTATCTGGGCTGGCGCTCGGTCGGCCACCAGGACCCCGGCGCCACGAGCACGCTGTACATCATGGAGGAGCTGCTGGACGTGGCGACCGACAACGTAGACGCTCCCGACGAGCTGCCAGACCACGCCGAGTCGCCCACGATTCCGGACGGCGAGGTGACCGAGGACTGA
- a CDS encoding pyridoxal phosphate-dependent aminotransferase yields MTLEPADRVDAVPPSGIRRFFELAEEMDDIISLGVGEPDFSAPWAAREAAITSLERGQTSYTANKGKRKLRERIARFESAQHGLDYDPDEEMVVTAGASEGLDLAFRALLNPGDTLAVAQPCYVSYVPGATFAGVDVLDMQTRVEDEFKLTREVLEQSGAAEADALVYCYPNNPTGATMTGDELREVAAFCREHDLAVFADEIYADLTYEHDHTSIASLPGMRERTVVFNGFSKAFAMTGFRLGYAMGPEEAITAMNRIHQYTMLSAPTTAQHAAIEALDSCLDEVDEMTAQYDRRRNYVLSRFDEMGLDCFPAAGAFYAFPECPWDDAGEFAESLLQEEKVAVVPGSAFGEGGDGHLRISYATGLDDLKTAMNRLESFIA; encoded by the coding sequence ATGACACTGGAGCCAGCCGACCGGGTCGACGCCGTCCCGCCGTCGGGTATCCGGCGGTTCTTCGAGCTGGCCGAGGAGATGGACGACATCATCTCGCTGGGCGTCGGGGAGCCGGACTTCTCCGCGCCGTGGGCGGCCCGCGAGGCCGCCATCACCTCGCTGGAACGGGGCCAGACCTCCTACACGGCCAACAAGGGCAAGCGGAAGCTGCGCGAGCGCATCGCCCGCTTCGAGTCGGCCCAGCACGGCCTCGACTACGACCCCGACGAGGAGATGGTCGTCACCGCCGGCGCGAGCGAGGGGCTCGACCTGGCCTTCCGCGCGCTGTTGAACCCCGGCGACACGCTGGCCGTGGCCCAGCCCTGTTACGTCTCCTACGTTCCCGGGGCGACCTTCGCCGGCGTCGACGTGCTCGACATGCAGACCCGCGTCGAGGACGAGTTCAAACTCACCCGCGAGGTGCTCGAACAGTCCGGTGCGGCCGAGGCGGACGCGCTGGTGTACTGTTACCCGAACAACCCCACCGGCGCGACGATGACCGGCGACGAACTCCGGGAGGTCGCGGCGTTCTGCCGGGAGCACGACCTCGCGGTCTTCGCCGACGAGATATACGCCGACCTCACCTACGAACACGACCACACCTCCATCGCGTCGCTGCCGGGGATGCGCGAGCGGACCGTCGTGTTCAACGGCTTCTCGAAGGCCTTCGCGATGACGGGCTTCCGGCTCGGCTACGCGATGGGGCCCGAGGAAGCCATCACGGCGATGAACCGCATCCACCAGTACACGATGCTTTCGGCGCCGACGACGGCCCAGCACGCCGCTATCGAGGCACTGGACAGCTGCCTCGACGAGGTCGACGAGATGACCGCCCAGTACGACCGTCGGCGGAACTACGTCCTCTCGCGGTTCGACGAGATGGGCCTGGACTGTTTCCCCGCCGCCGGCGCGTTCTACGCGTTCCCGGAGTGCCCCTGGGACGACGCCGGCGAGTTCGCCGAGTCGCTCCTGCAGGAAGAGAAAGTCGCCGTCGTCCCGGGGTCGGCGTTCGGCGAGGGCGGCGACGGCCATCTCCGTATCTCCTATGCCACCGGGCTCGACGACCTCAAGACCGCGATGAACCGTCTCGAATCGTTCATCGCGTAG
- a CDS encoding mechanosensitive ion channel family protein, with product MSRPLGYLSVVLSFCCVLGVSLVDRFGIDGTVAGFGLGYLLGEGLSVLAIVFAAYGCYRILLAAFDRRTPDKRRRHDARNILRLTVGIAGIVSVLGVVTQQWVGVLFSLGVVGFAVTFALQQPLFSLIGWLYIMVKRPYQVGDRVAIEDSKGDVVEVSFLVTTLWEINGGLVSSNQPSGRIVTLPNSVVLSSHVMNYTREEFPFVWNELTVQVAYETDLDYATDLMAGIADDYIGDEMAARIGRYRERLSETPVELEVQDRPTVNIVQQESWVEFRLRYLVHPRRGQRVRNELYKRILDAFNDEPDRVKFPVSRNR from the coding sequence GTGAGTCGGCCACTGGGGTATCTGTCCGTCGTGCTCTCGTTCTGTTGTGTCCTCGGCGTCAGCCTCGTCGACCGCTTCGGCATCGACGGGACCGTCGCCGGCTTCGGCCTCGGGTACCTGCTGGGCGAGGGGCTTTCGGTACTCGCCATCGTCTTCGCCGCGTACGGCTGTTACCGAATCCTGCTCGCGGCCTTCGACCGCCGGACCCCTGACAAGCGCCGCCGCCACGACGCGCGCAACATACTGCGGTTGACCGTCGGTATCGCGGGCATCGTCTCCGTTCTCGGCGTCGTCACCCAGCAGTGGGTCGGCGTGCTGTTCTCGCTGGGCGTGGTCGGCTTCGCGGTGACCTTCGCCCTCCAGCAGCCGCTGTTCTCGCTCATCGGCTGGCTCTACATCATGGTCAAACGGCCCTACCAGGTCGGCGACCGGGTCGCAATCGAGGACTCGAAGGGCGACGTCGTCGAGGTGTCCTTTCTCGTGACGACGCTGTGGGAGATAAACGGCGGTCTGGTCTCCTCGAACCAGCCCTCCGGACGCATCGTCACCCTGCCCAACAGCGTCGTCCTCTCCTCGCACGTGATGAACTACACCCGCGAGGAGTTCCCGTTCGTCTGGAACGAACTGACGGTACAGGTGGCCTACGAGACTGACCTCGACTACGCGACCGACCTGATGGCGGGCATCGCGGACGACTACATCGGCGACGAGATGGCCGCCCGCATCGGCCGTTACCGCGAGCGCCTCTCGGAGACGCCGGTCGAGCTCGAAGTACAGGACCGGCCCACCGTCAACATCGTCCAGCAGGAGTCCTGGGTGGAGTTCCGGCTGCGCTATCTCGTCCACCCCCGACGCGGCCAGCGGGTCCGCAACGAGCTGTACAAGCGCATCCTCGACGCGTTCAACGACGAGCCCGACCGCGTGAAGTTCCCCGTGAGCCGGAACCGGTGA
- the ptsH1 gene encoding phosphocarrier protein HPr, with product MEREVEIVPEAGLHARPASKFVQTANEYDATVEVGIVDSGKLVPANSMLSVTGLGAKHGDIVRLVAEGDDAEAALDALETVLSTPEDGE from the coding sequence ATGGAACGCGAAGTCGAAATCGTCCCCGAGGCCGGGTTGCACGCGCGACCCGCCTCGAAGTTCGTCCAGACGGCCAACGAGTACGACGCGACGGTCGAGGTCGGGATAGTCGACAGCGGCAAACTCGTCCCGGCGAACAGCATGCTCTCGGTCACCGGACTGGGAGCGAAACACGGCGACATCGTCCGCCTCGTCGCCGAGGGCGACGACGCCGAGGCCGCACTCGACGCGCTCGAAACGGTGCTTTCTACCCCCGAAGACGGGGAGTAA
- the dhaM gene encoding dihydroxyacetone kinase phosphoryl donor subunit DhaM, protein MVGLVVVSHSQTAADGIAEVAGEMGGETRIEPVGGDGQGGFGTVAGDIEAAIHDADDGDGVVVLVDLGSAVMNAEIAIEMSDAEAVIADAPVLEGTVNAAVTATGSKATVESVREQAEAARGVEKL, encoded by the coding sequence ATGGTCGGGCTCGTCGTCGTCTCCCACAGCCAGACGGCCGCCGACGGCATCGCCGAGGTCGCCGGTGAGATGGGCGGTGAGACGCGTATCGAACCGGTCGGCGGGGACGGACAGGGCGGTTTCGGTACCGTCGCCGGCGACATCGAAGCGGCCATCCACGACGCGGACGACGGGGACGGCGTCGTCGTCCTCGTCGACCTCGGGAGCGCCGTGATGAACGCCGAGATAGCCATCGAGATGAGCGACGCCGAGGCCGTCATCGCGGACGCGCCGGTCCTCGAAGGGACGGTCAACGCCGCCGTCACGGCGACCGGTTCGAAGGCCACCGTCGAGTCGGTCCGCGAGCAGGCCGAAGCGGCCCGCGGCGTCGAGAAGCTGTAG
- a CDS encoding Lrp/AsnC family transcriptional regulator → MSSPREILDLLEENARYTTEDLAHMTEFTEDEVENIVTQFEDAGVITGYQAVVNWDALETDGERVRATVELNVALDRETNYGDIADRIAKFPEVTSLRLVSGDYDFDLTVEGDSMREVSHFISDKIAPIPEITQTVTHYIMESYKEQGMSFDDRDDDDRLSVSP, encoded by the coding sequence ATGAGCAGCCCACGGGAGATTCTGGACCTGCTGGAGGAGAACGCCCGGTACACGACCGAGGACCTGGCGCATATGACCGAGTTCACCGAGGACGAGGTCGAGAACATCGTCACGCAGTTCGAGGACGCCGGCGTCATCACGGGCTATCAGGCCGTCGTCAACTGGGACGCCCTGGAGACCGACGGGGAACGGGTCCGGGCGACCGTCGAACTCAACGTGGCGCTGGACCGCGAGACCAACTACGGGGACATCGCCGACCGTATCGCCAAGTTCCCGGAGGTCACCTCGCTGCGGCTGGTCAGCGGCGACTACGACTTCGACCTGACCGTCGAGGGCGACTCGATGCGGGAAGTGTCCCACTTCATCAGCGACAAGATAGCGCCCATCCCCGAAATCACGCAGACGGTGACCCACTACATCATGGAGTCCTACAAGGAACAGGGGATGAGCTTCGACGACCGCGACGACGACGACAGGCTGTCGGTCTCGCCATGA
- the dhaK gene encoding dihydroxyacetone kinase subunit DhaK has product MKKLINDPDDVVDEMLDGMVAAYPDQVRRLSDTNVLVRDDAPVDGKVGIVSGGGSGHEPTHAGYLGEGMLDGAAAGEVFSSPTADEFEALLEAADSGEGVLAVIKNYEGDVMNFETAGEMVEMEGTDVATVVVDDDVAVEDSLYTSGRRGVCGTILVHKAAGAKAAEGADLEEVQRVGQKVIDNVGTMGMALTSCVTPEKGEPTFDLPEDEIELGIGIHGEPGVERTDVMSADEITEELTESVLEDLDLDEGQEVMTIVNGMGGTPLMELFVVNRKLQEILGDHGLETWDAWVGDYMTSLDMDGCSITVCAVDEELKELLGAPAETPALTVK; this is encoded by the coding sequence ATGAAGAAGCTCATCAACGACCCGGACGACGTGGTCGACGAGATGCTCGACGGAATGGTCGCCGCCTACCCGGACCAGGTTCGTCGGCTTTCTGATACGAACGTGCTGGTACGGGACGACGCCCCGGTAGACGGGAAGGTCGGCATCGTCAGCGGCGGTGGGAGCGGCCACGAGCCGACCCACGCCGGCTACCTCGGCGAAGGGATGCTCGACGGTGCGGCCGCCGGGGAGGTCTTCTCCTCGCCGACCGCCGACGAGTTCGAGGCGCTCCTGGAGGCCGCCGACAGCGGCGAGGGCGTGCTGGCGGTCATCAAGAACTACGAGGGCGACGTGATGAACTTCGAGACCGCCGGCGAGATGGTCGAGATGGAGGGCACCGACGTCGCCACGGTCGTCGTCGACGACGACGTGGCCGTCGAGGACTCGCTGTACACCTCCGGCCGCCGCGGCGTCTGTGGCACCATCCTGGTCCACAAGGCAGCCGGCGCGAAGGCCGCCGAGGGCGCGGACCTGGAGGAGGTCCAGCGCGTCGGCCAGAAGGTCATCGACAACGTCGGGACCATGGGGATGGCGCTGACCTCCTGTGTCACACCCGAGAAGGGCGAACCCACCTTCGACCTCCCCGAGGACGAAATCGAACTGGGCATCGGTATCCACGGCGAGCCCGGCGTGGAACGTACCGACGTGATGAGCGCCGACGAGATCACCGAGGAGCTCACCGAGTCGGTGCTGGAGGACCTCGACCTGGACGAGGGCCAGGAAGTGATGACCATCGTCAACGGGATGGGCGGGACGCCGCTGATGGAGCTGTTCGTCGTCAACCGGAAGCTCCAGGAGATACTCGGCGACCACGGGCTGGAGACGTGGGACGCCTGGGTCGGCGACTACATGACCTCCCTGGACATGGACGGGTGCTCCATTACCGTCTGCGCCGTCGACGAAGAGCTGAAGGAACTGCTGGGTGCGCCGGCCGAGACCCCGGCGCTGACAGTGAAATGA
- a CDS encoding thioredoxin family protein yields MVSIDSDSDVLQRGDGAPAFELAGADGEMYRLADFDEYEALLVVFTCNHCPYAKAKIPELNRLAEEYDDLAVVGINANDSSEYPDDSFERMQEVVADGTVGYDAYLHDADQSVAAAYGARCTPDPFLFAADEGDFRLAYHGRLDDAPNPDDEPSEREMAAHVETLLAGEEITAAEKPSRGCSIKWMDGNEPEYWDH; encoded by the coding sequence ATGGTTTCGATTGACTCAGACTCCGACGTGCTCCAGCGCGGTGACGGCGCACCGGCCTTCGAACTGGCGGGCGCCGACGGCGAGATGTACCGGCTGGCGGACTTCGACGAGTACGAGGCGCTGCTGGTCGTCTTCACGTGTAATCACTGCCCGTACGCGAAGGCCAAGATACCGGAGCTGAACCGCCTCGCCGAGGAGTACGACGACCTCGCCGTCGTGGGAATCAACGCGAACGACTCCTCGGAGTACCCCGACGATTCCTTCGAGCGAATGCAGGAGGTCGTGGCCGACGGCACCGTCGGGTACGACGCCTACCTCCACGACGCCGACCAGTCGGTCGCGGCGGCCTACGGCGCCCGCTGTACGCCCGACCCGTTCCTCTTTGCGGCCGACGAAGGCGACTTCCGACTCGCCTACCACGGCCGTCTGGACGACGCACCCAACCCCGACGACGAACCGAGCGAGCGGGAGATGGCCGCCCACGTCGAGACGCTGCTCGCCGGCGAGGAGATAACCGCCGCAGAGAAGCCCTCTCGCGGCTGTTCAATCAAGTGGATGGACGGGAACGAACCCGAATACTGGGACCACTGA
- a CDS encoding O-methyltransferase has product MDETPLPEVTEQFARTLAPEPDDVIAEMDDRADREGFPTVGPAVGAWLRLLARLTDAERVFEFGSGFGYSAYWMAPALPADGQLVLTEIDADELDAAREYFRRGGYADRAVFEHGDATDIVGRYDGPFDVVLLDNEKDRYVETFEAVRGKVPVGGVVAADNVIEAVPLDFADIRALLAGESVEASDGSRGIADYLTHVRDDPDFETGLLPLGEGVAVSVRVA; this is encoded by the coding sequence ATGGACGAGACACCGCTTCCCGAGGTCACCGAGCAGTTCGCACGCACACTCGCGCCGGAGCCGGACGACGTCATCGCGGAGATGGACGACCGCGCCGACCGCGAGGGGTTCCCGACGGTCGGCCCCGCCGTCGGCGCGTGGCTCCGCCTGCTGGCCCGCCTGACCGACGCCGAGCGGGTCTTCGAGTTCGGCTCGGGCTTTGGCTACTCGGCGTACTGGATGGCCCCCGCGCTGCCCGCGGACGGTCAGCTGGTACTCACCGAAATCGACGCCGACGAACTCGATGCCGCCCGCGAGTACTTCCGGCGGGGCGGCTACGCCGACCGCGCGGTGTTCGAACACGGGGACGCCACCGACATCGTCGGCCGGTACGACGGCCCCTTCGACGTCGTCCTCCTCGACAACGAGAAAGACCGGTACGTCGAGACGTTCGAGGCGGTCCGGGGGAAGGTCCCGGTCGGCGGGGTCGTCGCCGCGGACAACGTCATCGAGGCCGTGCCCCTCGACTTCGCGGACATCCGGGCGCTGCTTGCCGGGGAGTCGGTCGAGGCAAGCGACGGGAGCCGCGGTATCGCGGACTATCTGACACACGTCCGGGACGACCCGGACTTCGAGACCGGCCTGCTCCCGCTGGGAGAAGGGGTCGCCGTCAGTGTTCGGGTGGCGTAA
- a CDS encoding GAF domain-containing protein, with product MGTLGTSVRVLHVDDDPDFAETAAAFLERDDARFEVETATSASAGLDRLADEEFDCVVSDYEMPGRNGIEFLEAVSQDYPDLPFILYTGRGSEEVASDAISAGVTDYLQKGTGTSQYTVLANRISNAVEQYRTNRRAAELDRVRTLASDINQAIVRAESPREVKARACEIISASEPYLFAWIGDVDPDTGQVEPEVSAGTEDGYLDTVTVTTDDDPTGQGPVGTAISERRVAVSQNIAEDPAFEPWRADAIERGYRAAAAVPLEYQDTLYGALVVYAERTNSFDENERELLAELGRDIAHVLHSFDVRARLREEREFIEQALDSLNDVFYVLNADGTFRRWNDQLSAVTGYGDEELAEIQAIELFPEGEREKIADAIEEALTTGETTVESEFLTADGEHIPYEFTGSQLTSTDDRVGLIGIGRDLTARKQRERRLQRLIDTLPGMVYRCRNDPGRPTEEIRGNVREITGYDASELERTDGLYGEGVVHPDDREERSSAVQNGLDAHEAFEVTYRIRTEDGEVKWVWERGQGVYADDGEPVALEGFITDITEREQRKLAVDALHETAQSVMRADTAAQVAEITVDTISDVLDMPANGLHLYDEDEGGLVPAAWTDRTEEIVGEPPTIAPDEGIAGNAFETGRSQVYSDISTVADRFNPNTSVRSQIAVPLDDHGVLLIGSPDPDAFDDVDVSLAEVAATHATTALDHIEHERELERQNERLEEFAGIVSHDLRNPLTVAEGHLELAREECDSEHLSGVAKMHDRMTILIDDLLALAHEGEEVTDPETVDLSDLVENCWHHVETADATLVGDVSRTLRADRSRLEQLLENLFRNAVEHGSTGPDSQARQGAVEHGDDVTVTVGGLSDGFYVADDGPGIPEGDYDRIFESGYSTSDRGTGFGLAIVREIVEAHGWRIRATDSETGGARFEITGVESD from the coding sequence GTGGGAACACTCGGCACGTCGGTCCGCGTGTTGCACGTCGACGACGACCCCGACTTCGCTGAGACGGCTGCGGCCTTTCTCGAGCGGGACGACGCCCGGTTCGAGGTCGAGACCGCGACGAGCGCGAGTGCGGGACTGGACCGCCTTGCCGACGAGGAGTTCGACTGTGTCGTCTCGGACTACGAGATGCCCGGACGGAACGGCATCGAGTTTCTCGAAGCGGTCAGTCAGGACTACCCCGACCTCCCGTTCATCCTCTATACGGGCAGGGGTAGCGAGGAAGTCGCCAGTGACGCCATCTCGGCCGGCGTCACCGACTACCTGCAAAAGGGGACCGGTACCAGCCAGTACACCGTCCTCGCAAACCGCATCTCCAACGCGGTCGAACAGTATCGGACCAACCGACGGGCCGCTGAACTCGACCGGGTCCGGACCCTCGCCAGCGACATCAATCAGGCTATCGTGCGCGCCGAATCGCCGCGGGAGGTCAAAGCGCGTGCCTGTGAGATCATCAGTGCGTCCGAACCGTACCTGTTCGCGTGGATCGGCGACGTCGACCCGGACACGGGCCAGGTCGAGCCCGAGGTATCCGCGGGTACGGAGGACGGATATCTCGATACGGTCACTGTCACCACAGACGACGACCCCACTGGGCAGGGCCCCGTCGGGACGGCGATCTCCGAACGGCGGGTGGCCGTCTCGCAGAACATCGCCGAGGACCCCGCGTTCGAACCGTGGCGTGCGGACGCTATCGAACGGGGCTACCGGGCGGCGGCCGCCGTCCCGCTGGAATATCAGGACACCCTGTACGGCGCGCTCGTCGTCTACGCCGAGCGAACGAACTCCTTCGACGAGAACGAGCGGGAGCTCCTGGCCGAACTCGGCAGGGACATCGCCCACGTCCTCCACTCCTTCGACGTTCGGGCTCGCCTCCGGGAGGAGCGCGAGTTCATCGAGCAGGCCCTCGATTCGCTCAACGACGTGTTCTACGTCCTCAACGCCGACGGGACGTTCCGACGGTGGAACGACCAGCTCTCGGCCGTCACCGGCTACGGGGACGAGGAGCTCGCGGAGATACAGGCAATCGAGCTGTTCCCCGAAGGCGAACGCGAGAAGATAGCCGACGCCATCGAGGAGGCGCTCACCACCGGCGAGACGACCGTCGAGTCGGAGTTCCTGACGGCGGACGGTGAACACATCCCCTACGAGTTCACCGGCTCGCAGTTGACTTCCACCGACGACAGGGTCGGACTCATCGGTATCGGCCGGGACCTCACGGCGCGAAAGCAGCGGGAACGACGGTTGCAACGACTCATCGACACCCTTCCCGGGATGGTGTACCGGTGTCGAAACGACCCCGGACGGCCGACAGAGGAGATCAGGGGCAACGTGCGGGAGATAACCGGCTATGACGCGTCCGAGCTGGAGCGCACCGACGGGCTGTACGGCGAGGGCGTGGTCCACCCGGACGACCGGGAGGAGCGGTCCTCGGCGGTCCAGAACGGGCTCGACGCACACGAGGCGTTCGAAGTCACCTATCGAATCCGAACCGAGGACGGGGAGGTCAAGTGGGTCTGGGAGCGCGGTCAGGGGGTCTATGCGGACGACGGCGAGCCGGTCGCGCTGGAGGGGTTCATTACGGACATCACCGAGCGGGAACAGCGGAAACTGGCCGTCGATGCGCTCCACGAGACCGCACAGTCGGTGATGCGGGCCGACACGGCTGCGCAAGTCGCCGAGATAACCGTCGACACTATCAGCGACGTTCTCGACATGCCGGCCAACGGGCTCCACCTCTACGACGAGGACGAGGGCGGATTGGTGCCGGCGGCGTGGACCGACCGGACCGAGGAAATCGTCGGCGAACCGCCGACCATCGCACCCGACGAAGGAATCGCGGGGAACGCCTTCGAGACGGGCCGGTCCCAGGTCTACAGCGACATATCGACAGTAGCCGACCGGTTCAATCCGAACACGTCCGTCCGAAGTCAGATTGCCGTTCCGCTCGACGACCACGGCGTGCTCCTCATCGGGTCGCCGGACCCCGACGCGTTCGACGACGTGGACGTCTCGCTCGCGGAGGTCGCCGCGACACACGCGACGACCGCGCTCGACCACATCGAACACGAGCGGGAGCTCGAACGGCAGAACGAGCGCCTAGAGGAGTTCGCGGGCATCGTCTCACACGACCTTCGGAACCCCCTGACCGTGGCCGAGGGCCACCTCGAACTGGCCCGGGAGGAGTGTGACAGCGAGCATCTCAGCGGGGTCGCGAAGATGCACGACCGGATGACGATACTGATAGACGACCTGTTGGCGCTGGCCCACGAGGGGGAGGAAGTGACCGACCCGGAGACGGTCGACCTCTCGGACCTCGTCGAGAACTGCTGGCACCACGTCGAGACCGCCGACGCCACGCTCGTCGGCGATGTCAGCCGGACGCTTCGGGCCGACCGGAGCCGGCTCGAACAGCTGCTCGAGAACCTGTTCCGGAACGCCGTGGAACACGGTTCCACGGGTCCTGACTCACAAGCTCGTCAGGGCGCGGTCGAACACGGCGACGACGTGACGGTCACGGTCGGCGGTCTGAGCGACGGGTTCTACGTCGCCGACGACGGCCCCGGTATCCCGGAGGGCGACTACGACCGCATCTTCGAGTCCGGCTACTCGACGAGCGACCGGGGGACCGGCTTCGGCCTCGCAATCGTGCGGGAAATCGTCGAGGCACACGGCTGGCGGATTCGCGCCACCGACAGCGAGACCGGCGGCGCCCGGTTCGAGATTACCGGCGTCGAGTCCGACTGA